From Streptomyces sp. CMB-StM0423, a single genomic window includes:
- the rpsT gene encoding 30S ribosomal protein S20 — protein MANIKSQIKRIKTNEKARLRNKAVKSELRTAVRRTREAVEAGDAEKAVEAQRAAARKLDKAVSKGVIHRNQAANKKAALAKRVQALQV, from the coding sequence GTGGCGAACATCAAGTCCCAGATCAAGCGGATCAAGACCAACGAGAAGGCCCGGCTGCGCAACAAGGCCGTGAAGTCCGAACTGCGCACCGCGGTCCGCCGTACCCGTGAGGCCGTCGAGGCCGGGGACGCCGAGAAGGCCGTGGAGGCGCAGCGCGCCGCCGCCCGCAAGCTGGACAAGGCGGTCAGCAAGGGCGTCATCCACCGCAACCAGGCGGCGAACAAGAAGGCCGCCCTGGCCAAGCGCGTCCAGGCCCTCCAGGTCTGA
- the holA gene encoding DNA polymerase III subunit delta has protein sequence MAATTRNPRTSKGGSASGDPLTPVTLAVGQEDLLVDRAVQEVVAAARAADPDTDVRELTHDALQPGTLAELTSPSLFAERKVVVVRGAQDLAADAVKDVKSYVAAPAAEITLVLAHAGGAKGKGLLDAARKAGAREVDCAKVTRPADRLAFVKAEFRAAGRTATPSACQALVDAIGSDLREMASACAQLAADVEGTIDDAVVARYYTGRAETSGFEVADRAVEGRTAEALEALRWALSTGVAPVLLTSALAQGVRSIGRLASAPRGMRPADLARELGMPPWKVDRVRQQMRGWTADGVATALRAVAQADADVKGGSDDPAYALERAVVTISTAARPR, from the coding sequence ATGGCAGCGACGACGCGGAACCCCAGGACCAGCAAGGGCGGCAGCGCCAGCGGCGACCCGCTCACCCCCGTCACGCTCGCCGTGGGCCAGGAGGACCTGCTGGTCGACCGCGCCGTGCAGGAGGTCGTGGCCGCCGCCCGCGCCGCCGACCCCGACACCGACGTGCGCGAGCTGACCCACGACGCCCTCCAGCCCGGCACGCTCGCCGAGCTGACCAGCCCGTCGCTCTTCGCCGAGCGCAAGGTCGTGGTCGTACGGGGCGCGCAGGACCTCGCCGCCGACGCGGTGAAGGACGTCAAGTCGTACGTGGCCGCCCCCGCCGCCGAGATCACCCTGGTGCTGGCGCACGCCGGCGGCGCCAAGGGCAAGGGCCTGCTGGACGCGGCGCGCAAGGCCGGCGCCCGGGAGGTCGACTGCGCGAAGGTGACCCGCCCCGCGGACCGGCTGGCGTTCGTGAAGGCCGAGTTCCGGGCCGCCGGCCGCACCGCGACGCCGTCGGCCTGCCAGGCGCTGGTCGACGCGATCGGCTCCGACCTGCGGGAGATGGCCAGCGCGTGCGCGCAGCTCGCGGCCGACGTGGAGGGCACGATCGACGACGCGGTCGTCGCGCGCTACTACACGGGCCGGGCCGAGACCTCCGGCTTCGAGGTGGCCGACCGGGCCGTCGAGGGCCGTACGGCCGAGGCCCTGGAGGCCCTCCGCTGGGCGCTGAGCACGGGCGTGGCTCCGGTCCTGCTCACCAGCGCCCTCGCCCAGGGCGTCCGCTCCATCGGCCGCCTCGCCTCCGCCCCCCGCGGCATGCGCCCCGCCGACCTGGCCCGCGAGCTGGGCATGCCGCCGTGGAAAGTGGACCGCGTCCGCCAGCAGATGCGCGGCTGGACCGCGGACGGCGTGGCGACGGCACTCCGCGCGGTGGCCCAGGCGGACGCGGACGTCAAGGGCGGCTCGGACGACCCGGCCTACGCCCTGGAAAGAGCCGTAGTAACCATCAGCACAGCCGCCCGCCCCCGCTGA
- a CDS encoding YceI family protein translates to MIGRLRRRSPATANRRGAGLVGVRVPAHAGVLSCRVLDPVEQPLPQAEVVLADAAGRKVVSGESDPFGTFVVAVPAGSYRLSINAEGFTPYRGEAEVAEGAHNSLGDLALGPSPLPQLPPPGDWEVDPAHTTIAFVAQHIGMARVRGRFNAFNGALRVGQRMEDSAMRVAIEAASIDTNIRMRDDHLRSPDFLDVQRYPAIEFASDRFLHRGGARWAVTGALSIHGVSRTVTLDTRYLGTGYGMEGELRAACRATVELHREDFTLNWQHMLARGIAVVGSSIQIELDIQVVAAS, encoded by the coding sequence ATGATCGGTCGTCTCCGGCGCAGATCCCCGGCCACGGCAAACCGGCGCGGCGCCGGCCTGGTCGGCGTGCGGGTCCCTGCACACGCGGGGGTGCTGAGCTGCCGCGTGCTCGACCCCGTCGAACAGCCGCTGCCGCAGGCGGAGGTCGTGCTCGCCGACGCCGCCGGGCGCAAGGTCGTCAGCGGCGAGAGCGATCCGTTCGGCACCTTCGTCGTCGCCGTCCCGGCCGGCAGCTACCGGCTCTCGATCAACGCCGAGGGCTTCACCCCGTACCGCGGCGAGGCCGAAGTCGCGGAAGGCGCCCACAACTCCCTCGGCGACCTCGCCCTCGGCCCCTCCCCGCTGCCGCAGCTCCCGCCGCCCGGCGACTGGGAGGTCGACCCGGCGCACACCACCATCGCGTTCGTCGCGCAGCACATCGGCATGGCGCGCGTACGCGGCCGGTTCAACGCCTTCAACGGCGCCCTGCGCGTCGGCCAGCGCATGGAGGACTCGGCCATGCGCGTCGCCATCGAGGCGGCCAGCATCGACACCAACATCAGGATGCGCGACGACCACCTGCGCTCCCCGGACTTCCTCGACGTCCAGCGCTACCCGGCGATCGAGTTCGCCAGCGACCGCTTCCTCCACCGCGGCGGCGCCCGCTGGGCCGTCACCGGCGCCCTGTCCATCCACGGTGTCAGCCGCACCGTCACGCTCGACACCCGCTACCTCGGCACCGGTTACGGCATGGAGGGCGAACTGCGCGCCGCCTGCCGGGCGACCGTCGAACTGCACCGCGAGGACTTCACGCTCAACTGGCAGCACATGCTCGCCCGCGGCATCGCAGTCGTGGGCTCCAGCATCCAGATCGAACTGGACATCCAGGTGGTGGCCGCGAGCTGA